From the genome of Brassica oleracea var. oleracea cultivar TO1000 chromosome C4, BOL, whole genome shotgun sequence:
AAGGAGTGTAATGGAGTACATACTTGGTCTTTATGAAAATAAAAATCTTTTTTTTCTAATAAAAACACTACAGCATTTAATCATACAGCCTTGAGTTTTGTAAACTTGCAAGATTCAGTTGGAAGTTAAATCAACCACGGGAAAGCGGCATTGCAAACTGATTCATTTATCGGATTGGCGAGTCCCAAGAACCATGAACGGGAAGATCACAGTCAAGGAAACACCTAGAGAAGCAATCCCATAGGAAGCTGAATCTGGTTTGGTTAAGTTACACTGTAGGCTCTCTGAAAAATGCTTAACACTCATTTTCACAGACTGAGCATCTTCTCTACCAATCAATCTCTCTGGCCGAACATGAATAGTTAAATAATCATATCCTCACACCTCAGCAGGTGTGTGAGATTTCTCACCAATAATCCAAAGCCTCTGGATTATTGAAATCTTATAGTATTATAAATCTGAAAAAAAAAACATTATTTGTTTTCCTCTCTATCTCCCAATCACTCTCTCCTGACATAAACACACAAAGTCTGAAACCGAAAATCAACACAAAGTACAAAAAAATAACCAACAAGAGTTCTAGACTTACTCTAAAGACAACCAAGAATCTCAACTGTTCTTCTCTAAAGAGAACTAAGAGCAAGATTATTGGTAGGACTAATTTTTGAGTCCTTAGGTTAATTTATTATTATTTGTATGGTAAGAAACAAAGCTAAGAAACAATCCCAAAAGTGTAGATTATTGGTAGAACTTTTTGTTGTTCTTTAGTAAATTAATTGTTTATTTTTAATAAGTAATGACATATAAAAGATAAGTTTAAAATAAAACATATAACATTAAAATTGAAAACATAAGGAAATAACAAAGTTGCCAAAATACAATCTNNNNNNNNNNNNNNNNNNNNNNNNNNNNNNNNNNNNNNNNNNNNNNNNNNNNNNNNNNNNNNNNNNNNNNNNNNNNNNNNNNNNNNNNNNNNNNNNNNNNNNNNNCCACATCCCACCATTTCCAAACATGGCACTCTCCGTCGTCAGCATTCTCACAGGTGTAGTATCTTCTGCCTGGATCATTTCTTGTGTACGATGTTGCTACAAGAGGGTCACCACCACAGTAGCATGTCTTCGGGAATCCAAACTCAACCTCAGGTTGCGGAGGGTACTGAAGACGCTGGGCATTATTGTAGCTAATCTCAGCTTGGTCTAGCAGAATATCAGCTTCTGTTTGGTTGTAGCCACTGTCTGCTGAGCCTAAACCATACTCCTCCGACTCAGAAGGTTGTGTATAGCTATAATCTTGTCCCATTTGTTCCTACTCAAGAAAAAAATTACATAGTCATTATACACTAGAATCATAGTTAGAAATAAGATAATATTACACAATAAGTTAGAAACATGAAACAGGAAATATTAATAAGTTATGACAGAAGCAGGAAATATTAGAAACATGAACATAATAAGTTATGACAGAAGCACGAAGCAAACATGAACATCACATTCATTAATAAATCAGGAGGTACATCAAAGAAACAAGCAAGGAAGAACATTCATCAGAAATAAGAAGCATGAAGTACAAACATAGTCATTATAGTCATCGGCCATGAGTTTATTCTTCACAGCTTCTTCAGTCTCACTAAGTGGTTCCTTTTTAGCAAGGAGAGTGTCCAATATGGCCAGCTTTGACAGTTTCTCCTTCGTCGCCAAATCTTCCATCTTCAGCTCCCACATGCTCTTATAATCAGAAAGAGCCTTCCCTTGAGCATTATTCCTTCTTGCTTTTGCAGCCTTGATACCTTCAGGCCGGATCTCATGGTCACCAACAGTGGTGCTTGAAGATTGGGAACCACCCTCACAACATTTTCTCTTTGAACTGCCACTAGCTTGAGGAGTGTTCAGGTTTATCCATTTCTGCTCATACCTCAACACACACCACGCATGCCCAAGGTTAAACTTCAAGTTGTGATCAGAGTAGAAGATGTCATGAGCCACCTTTAGAACGTCATTCATATCATTCATACAATCAGAAACGACTTCATATCATTACAACAAATAAGAGAGAAAAAAAAATCAGAAACGACATTCATATCATTCATACAATCAGAAACGACTTCATATCATTACAACAAATAAGAGAGAAAAAAAAATCAGAAACGACATTCATATCATTCATACAATCAGAAACGACTTCATATCATTACAACAAATAAGAGAGAAAAAAAAATCAGAAACGACATTCATATCATTCATACAATCAGAAACGACTTCATATCATTACAACAAATAAGAGAGAAAAAAAAATCAGAAACGACATTCATATCATTCATACAATCAGAAACGACATTCATATCATCGACAATAGCAAGGACATCCTCTATAACTCATAACGGAAAAAAAAAACCACTAGCCTCAGAACAGACGAACTACAACAGACGCCAATCATATCATCAGCGAATCTAACAAACATCAAGTTAACATGCAATCTGACAATAACAACTACTATGCGGAGTTCGTAGATCGACAATAACAAGGACATCCTCTATATCTCATAACAGAAAAAAAAAAATTAAACTCATAACAGAGGAGGAACACATACCGTTTAGATTGGAAACGACGGAGAAGTTTGGATGAGAGAATAGATCGGTTTCGAGTGAGCGAACGGAGAGGTTTCGCCGTCGAGAGAGAAATCACCGGACAAGCTGTCGAGACGTTTCGCCGTCGCCGTCGAGAGAGAATCAGGTGAAGGAGAAAACTGATTTGGAGACCGCTACGCGACTTTGCCCTAGACGACTTCCGCACCCAATCGCATGCTGCCAAGTGGAAGTAAGGACCATGTCGAAAACACCTTAATTAAGGTCCGCGTTGCTCTAATTTACGTCCTTTTGATTTAAATTTCGGCTTAATTTACCTATGGACTCAGTTAAGGCGATAATGTTGCTCTAAGGAACTTAACTGATTTGTTTTGTGCACTCTGTGTTGCCTCTCTCGCAAATTCCTCATCCGCTTGCTCGCCTTTCGCATTACAGGTCCATGATACTATCCATAGGGCTCAGAAGCATCAATAAGATTAAGAAGATGAGAAAGACTTCTCACAGTATCCATAAACTTTACGTCAACAGATTCTCTCTCAGTTTGAAGCTTCTTCAACTTGATCGCAAAGATTCTAACATACAACGCATCTCCTCCTCTTTGTGAAAGCTTTTTAGCATCCACGAGAGTTGCTTCTCCTTAGAAGTTTCTTTGAGCATTGTATAACGTGCCTTTTCCATGTGGATTCGCTCAGAAGCTTCAAGCCCTTCTTTTATGACAGTTTCTTTGAACATGTGTTTTATGACATTTATGACCTAATAGAACGATGTTTCGCTAGCAGTTCTCATTACGTACATAGAATATAAAACCTTTTTAATAAAAACAACATCAACGGAGATGCATAGCAGCTAAATATTTGTATGACAATGCTATCTATCTTCATGGCATAATAATATGTTGGAGAGAAGAGCATGAAGTCGGTCGAGCAACGTTAGAGTCTTTGGGATAGAAACAAAACAAAATTTAGATCCCCAATAGTGGGAAGCGCATCAAAAAATAAATCTATATTATAATGATTGAGTTTTTGTTCTTTCCTCAGCGCGCCACGTCAGCGTTTTGTGAACCCTATTTTTAAAAAGAGTAAAAAAAGTGTCAAGCACATGGTTCGAACCCGGGTTATTAAAATATAAACACCAGCATTTATACCACTAAACTAAATGATACTTTGTACATTGATGGCCGAAACTAATATATATTTATGAAGGTCAGAAATCCTTACTTCTTCGGTTTTTTCTGTGGGTCGGGCCTACAAGTGTATTATGAGTTTCATTTTTAAATGAGATTCATCACGTTATATGAAAAAAAAACAATTATAGTTTTCCAATATTGTAAAATGTCTTTGTTTAACATGAGTTAGGATTTTTTTCATCATTGTCTTAGACAAGTCTGAGTTACAGAGTTGCGGCGTGTGTCTGTTCGTAATCTATTTTTTCACCGGTGAACTCTTCATCTCCCCATCTTAAATCGCTTGATCATAAATGTTTCTGATTTGTAGTCCTTCTCGAAACCCTATATATATGATTCTCATCTTTGATGAACTCAATTTGCATCTCCACAAAACTCATTGATTTCTCTTAGCTTTAACCAGCTTCTAGAAAATGTTTATTTCTGCCTCTCCAGTTCCTCAAATCGGCATCTTCGGCGTCCGTCACTCAACCTTCGAGTCTCTCCGTCTTGGTCGTAGTAGTCAGAGCATAGCCTCTGACCTCCTCACTTTTGGGATTCCCTAAATGTTCAATAATCTCCAAGTGATTGCGAACACAAACCTAGAACTCCCAGGTATATTATCATATTGCATCTGGGTTTATATTATGTTTTGATATCATAACTGAAATTTAAACTCGCAGATGTGGTTGGGCAAATCCGTACTGTCCAGGGTTCTGACCTCACCAAAGAAACAACTCGAGTCGTTATCTGTCTCCTTACTGACCCATAAGAAACAATCAACACATAAATCCCTTTATATTACTGTATATATTGTGCTAACATCAATAATCAAAAATATTTCCTACCCAAGATTTGTGGTCGTCTACTTATCAATCTAATTTTAAACAAATCATTATTTTACAGCTTAAAAGAAACCACAATAACCCAAACAATCAAAACACCAAAAACTAAAATCCCAAAAAGACAAATCATTAATGATCACCTTTCTTTTTGTCTAATCTTACAAATAAACTTCAAAATAAATATACCAAACCAATCAACTCAAATAAAACTCAACGACACATACATCGAGTCAGCTAAACAAATAAAAACTACACGGCCAGTTATTTAACAATTCACAAACTTACTTTCGCAGATTCTTACGAAGAAGACGAAGACGACAACCAAGATCAGTGAAATTACCTAAACAAAAAATCAAAGTAAATTACGAACTCTAATAAATACAACTAACAATGATTTTTGTTTACATATTACNNNNNNNNNNAGATACAAGAGACAATCCCGATAGACACAAAAGCAACAATAACATCTCCATCTGCTCACTACTCTTGTCTTATAAAAATAGCTTACATGCCCAATATCAACATGCCAATGCTATTGTCATCTTATGAGAAATGCTAAATTCGTTTAAAACCCATTAATGCCCAAATACTCATAATTGTCACTCATTTTATAGTTATTTCTACAAGTCTTCATGTATTTGTTTTAAAGGTCCGGTAAGAGCAACAAGTTTAAAAATAAAATAAAAGCATATAACAAACATAATAAGGATAATAAGGATAATAAAAATTATTAATTACACACAACTTACACAACTAAACTGGAGAAAAAATATCTAGAAACAAAATGTACTCTCAACAACTTTAATATAATTTATGTACTCTCAACAGTACAAGAAACAAATTAAAAAGACAAACAAACAATAAGTCCCAGTGAAATAGCAAGCAACACCGCGAACTATATCAATTACATTATTAACACAATTTAGTCTTTCATAAGTAGAGAACAATGCATACACAGTTCATCATCATAACTCTAACCCTATAACAATTAAAAAACTTGAAAAACAACTCAAAACGCAAAATTCACAACTACAATAACCCTAGCAAGTATTGAGATGAAACAAGAACTCTGTCCATAACCCCGCACTTACGCGGAGGCAATGCCCCTAGTTAATAAAATAAATCACCACCGACCAGACTTGATTGTTACTTCACAAATTACCGAAGCAGAAGAACAATAATAACATGTCACCAGTACAAACCTAGACAATTGGTATGTTTTTATTACAAGCAAATGGCCAAATACTTTTTTTAATAATTTGAGCACAATATTTATTTTCATGGTCTCGATTTTTTATCTCAGCTTTCATAATAACTAAAATTAAACTACATCTTCTTTTTCAAAAATTAAGAAAATGAGAATTCTAGCTTTGGACTATGACAAACAAACTAAAACAACTGCAGACATTAAAAATCATTCTAACAGTACCACATCCGCGGCAATTCAATTTTCTAGATCTCCAACAGCATCAAACTAATAGTAAAAAAAATTAAGAAAATAATTTGTATGCAGTTTGGTTCATCTTAATTTACAGATTATTAATGATTACATTATCTTTAAGTTATTTTGGTTAAATATTGGTTTGGTTCACTCTAACTTATTCGAAGAAATGTAATATTTTATTAATTTATAAAACTTAAATCTGTTAAAATATTTTCAAAATGCTTGAGAAAATTTCCTACAAATAATTTGTTGTAAAACAAAATTCAACAAATGCTAAAATAATCTGCAAAAAATAATTACTAAAACACTAAAAAAGTTAGATCAAATTTCATTATACATATTGAAAATCTAATATAAAATGAAACAAACATATTATATATATATATATATACATCATTTTTTGTTAAATAAAATATATTAATTATTATTTTTGACATTATCAAAACTATTTATATAGTACTTTAAAATATAACTTTCTATGATTTTATCACATTACATTATATTTTCAATTGATTTTTTTTGGAGGTTGATTAATTTATTATCGTGAGAAAATTAATTAGTGTAATAATATTATAACTTGAATCTCTTAGAAAAAATGAATAAGGTATTCTTGCTTTAGATTTGTTCAACTAAATCAAAGTGAATTGAAAATTAAAAGAATAAATATAATCTCATAAAAAATTATAATTATTATTTTTAATTTAAAGTAAAATTTCAACTGTTTTATAAAATTTATATATATTTTACTATAAAATAATTTAATTGTAAACTCACCCGCCCGTATGACGGGCCAACCGATAGTTTTGAAATATTTCTATCTGTTTGTCATGTACTCCAATAGTTATTGTTAAACTGATGAGAATGAGTGTAAAAAAAACAAGGGAAAATTGTTTTTTCAGGCCAAAAAAATGATAATTATGTCCTATTAGGTTAATCTCATATACTTTATATTCTATTAGTTTAAATATTTTCAAAATGGAAACATTGTCCTTAATTTCAATTAAAAATTCGAAATTACAATTAATAAAAAAATGTTAAATATTAAAATATAATTTTTTAACTAAAATAATTTAAAAAATATATTAAAAATCCCCAAAAAAGAAAGAAAATTGACACAAGTACCACTTTCCTAATACCACTTTTCATGTTTACACTAACCACTTTTACCCTCACTTTTAATGAAGGTTAAAAGACACTTATACCCATAGGGTTAATTAATCTAGATTTATAGTTTATAGTTGAGAGGTGGATTAGGATTTTCGGAATGTAGAATTTAGGATTCTAATAAATATATAAATATATACTTAAAAATATATTAAAAAAATTGAAAAAAAAATCGAAATTTTTTTTTATAAAAAATTTCGAATTTGAAAAAGTATAATTCGAAAACATAAAAAAAATTATTATTATTTTTATTTAAATAACGATTTATTATATATATAGAGAGAACAAGGGTATAAAAGTCTTTTGCCGGTTCAGATCAGGATTGACCGGTTCAGACCAAACGGTTTCCAAATCGATGTTTTAATTTTTTTAATTTTAAAATTGATTTTATAAATCATAATTTTCTTTTTTTTTAAAAAAAATCGATTTAATAAATATAAGGAAACTGAATATTTCCAAATATTCTCTTCCTATATTTTTGGAACTGATTATCTTTATCCGTAGAATCTGTATTCTAATATATGTAGAACACAATAAACATGTTTGAAATCAATTTCTACTAGTTTTAGATTTATAGTAACGTGTAGATTTCGATTTCTACAGGTTTTAGATTTATAGTAATGTGTAGATTCCAGATTCTACAGATTTTAGAACTATAAGTTAATCGCGGAATGTGTTTTTCAAATATTTTTAGATTACTATTATTTACGTAGATTCAATGAAAAAGTGTATTATATTTTCTATTGTGTAGAATGTCAATTCTACTTTTTGTAGAACAAAATATTAAATTACGATTTAAACATTTATAGAATTATAAAAAAAATACCAATAAGTTGATATAGGTATTTCATCAGTAGTTACTATTTTTTGAATTTTTTTTTGTTGGTAAAACTATTTATTTGATTTATTTTTGAAAATACTAAAGGGTATTAGAGGAAAAAATGGCACAAAAAAGAAATTAGCCTAATGAGACATAGTTATCATTTTTTTGGCCTAAAAAAAACAATTTTAAAACAAAATGTGTAAGAAAATATATTATTAGAAAATTAACAAAATAATAAAAACTAGAAGTACAAAAAAAAAACTAGATACATGGTCACCACAAAATAAAGATATAACATTTGTAACCGATAAAAAGTTGATCGATTAATTTAAATCCAGTTTATTCATTTTCTGAAATTTATTACAAAATTTAATGTTGAGAATAAATGCCTCTATTCCGAAACCGTTTCGACTCAGCAAGAGAGATTTGACCTTTTGAATTCCCGCCATAGAGAGCGTCCCATTCACATCTCATTCTCTTTCCACATCTTATATATATACGCACCCTAATATTAGGCTGCAGCATCTGAATCATTTTTTTTGGTAAGTCATAACTCTGCTTCGATTTAGATATCCCGTGAATCAGTATCGCCTTTGATTTAGCTGTTACGGATTTATGATTATTGTTTTGATTTAGGCATTTAATCTCTAATATATCATGCATCATATTCAATGGTTTCTTGTTTGAAACTGTTCCTTTTCTCAGTTTAGTTTCTTATATGTATGCTTAGGAGATTTTGTGTGGACCAGTGCAACCGGAGAAGAAGATGGATCTCTTCAACAAGTTGCCGGACCCTGTTGTTTCTCACATCTTGTCCTTTCTTCCAACAACTAAGGAGGCTGCTTCCACATCTGTTCTTGCAAAAAGATGGCGTAATCTTTTTGCATTTGTCCCTAACCTCAATCTCGATGGAGATTCCAAGACTTTCATGGATTTTGTGGATAGGGTTTTGGCATTACAAGGTGATATTCCCATTAAGGAGTTCTCTCTCAATGCTAAAACCGGTGTTGATCCTGATCGTGTCGATCGTTGGATATGCAACGTGCTGCGACGCGGTGTTACTCACCTTGATCTATTCGTGGAGTTTGACGAGGAATTTTCTCTTCCTTATGAGATATCTGTTAGCAAGACGTTGGTTGAGCTGAAAACAGGATATGGAGTTGATCTTTACGCGTGGGACGATGACATGTTCTTACCAAATCTTAAGAATCTTATCCTTGTCTCAGTTGAGTTTGGTAGAGGTCAGTTTCAGACACTTCTTCCTGCTTGTCCTGTCCTCGAGGGATTAATGTTGCTTAATATGAAGTGGAGAGATAGAAACGAGATCTTGTCCAGTCCATCACTCAAGAAGCTTAAGATATCTGTCGCAGAAGGCTGTATAGGCACTTTCTCATTCGACACGCCGAATCTTGACTTCTTGGACTACGATGATTTTGTTGCTGAGGATTATCCATTGGTTAACATGCCAAACATAGTTGAGGCTGGGATCAATCTTGAACTAACTCCATTTAGAGTCCGTGGAGCAAGGGATAATCTGGTGAAGCTTATTCATGGCATTCGAAACGTGAAGATACTTTACTTAACTCCTGTAACTTTCGAGGTTAGTCTTATAATGTTTTTAGTCTCTCTTGTAGTATATGCTTGTTTGGAGTATAACAAAAATGTCTCTTCTTGTCTCAGATACTTTCTCTTTGCTGTGAAACGATGCCGGTTTTCGAAAACCTTACAACTTTGAGTATTAAGAGTGTTATGATTCAAGGATGGCAAGCAATGCCAGTTCTTCTAAGGAGTTGTCCACGTTTAGAGAGTCTATATATTGGGGTATAAAACCAAACCACACACACTTCTTTTATAGTTTTCACTAGCTTTGAGTTTGGAATGGCTTATTTTGTTCGTTGTTTTTTTCTTTTTCTTTCAGGAACTGTTACACTCTATAACGGATGCATGTGGGGATGTTTGTGTCTGCCTTTCAAAGTGGAACAAAGGATTGTCGCTCATGTCTTGTTATGTGAAGAAGATGAGGATTTTAGGGTTTAGAGGAACAATAAGAGAGGTGCACATGATAAAACATTTCTTGGATCATTTGCCAAGTTTGAAAGAGATGGAGATAGTTGTCGAAGAGAATGAAGATACAATGTTTGATATTCCTAAATGGTTAGATATTGTGGGGGAGACACTGATGCATTTCAACGAGACGTCGAGTTGCAATGTCATATTCTGGATGCATGCTTTCTTGTACCGGAGATTGACTCGGAAATGGAGTCCTCAAGTGTGAGAACTTGCTCTCGTAATGTCTTTTGTCTTGTTATTTTATATATTTTTAAAGTACTATTTGATTAATGTTCAAGATGATACACCATGGTTAATTCTATGCAATTTTGAAGTTTTCTTTTCTCACAATCCTTGCGGTGTGAAGCAAGTAATTTGCTTTCTTTTTCTCCTAAAAAATTCTTCTTTAGAGGTTTTTTCTGGTCTAGGTCCATTTCCCTGTGATGACTTTGCGGATGTTTGTCGTGATACTATTGTCTATTGTCATGTCTTCGGAAAGTCTTGAGATAAGTGAGAATGTAGGAACAATCAGAGAGCTAGAGAAACTTTCATGCCTAAAGCTTGTCAAAGTTAATGCTTGTGCAATAAACGACAAGAAAGAGTTTTGGAATCACCAAAGATCTTCTAATGGTTCCGAGATCGTCCAAATGCAAGTTGCAGATCAAATTTTGTGGGAAAACTAAGTAATGCATGAAAAGAAACTACATAGCCTCCTAGTTCTATAATTAATTAAGCCTGTTTGAACATGAATTGGTTTTGGTTACAATTTCTCTGTACTCTAGTAACTTCAATCGGATTGTGAAATTCTCAGTTTACTACAAAGGTTCCAGTATGCCAAAGATGTAATGATACCCAAAATCGGCTTTGACCGCTAGGACAAAAGTATCGTATGTTTCAATTTCTGTTAGGACAAAAGTATCATCGACACAAACTGTTACATACCGTATATGAAAGAAAAAATATACATGATACATCTTTATTTCTACAGTGGACAAACAACTTCGTAGCCATACTTACTTAATTACCTGGTGACAGATGGATATGAGAATATATGCGATGACTGCACATGCACATTAACATGATGATCTTTATGATGACATCACTTCACTTATGATCTTGATGATATTCTCCTAGCTAGCAGATCCGACGCATGTGGCTTGTGGCAGTAGAAGCCCCATGTCACGAGCATCACTTTGTTTTCTTCTTCGGAGCTCCACTAAAAAAATAAAATCCACTCTGATCACTTAAAATCAAATTATATACCAAAGAAAACCATATTCAAGTATCTTTGGATATGCAAAATATTTCAAAAACATGTGTACACCCTTTTGTAGAATTAGCTTTTGTTTTGTTTATGTGAACTAACTGAGAAAGAACAACATTTCACATTAAAAAGGAAAGAATACAATTAAAAAAACATTTCACATTTGAAGAGTGAATACATCCAAAACGTGTCTCATTAAGGATAGGAATGAATATACAATTTATGTTAAAGAAAGAAGTAACGAGACTAGAGAAGACAAAGGATGGTACAAAAGGGACCCATGCCCATGTAACCATTGTCCCAAAGATAAAACCGTCACATTGGGTCTACCTTGTTTGGTCCATATCTCTCAACCACATAAAAGAGAAGACAAAGTCATTTGCAACTAATAAAACCATAACATAACACTTGTTTTTGTCCTCTTCATCTTTGTTTTTCTTCTTTATTTCTTCCCATGTGACTATTTATTATAGTAGTATACATGAAATTTAAACATTTATGAAATCCAGTAGAAAAAAGGTTGCGTCTGAATAAATGAGCGAATGCGAAAGCTGGCTGGCTGGCTGGCTGGCTAGGTAGATATATGGCCAACAAATGTTTAAAATGTACTAGAATTGAGGTAACTGTCAGGTTTGGTAGATGGTGAAACCTATTCTGTAAATCCCAATCCCAATAAACCTACCACTCTCCGTCCCCTCACTGGAAACATCACCTACTCTCTCTTTTTCTTTTATAATACTAATATGAAATTTCATACTGCTACAAGTCCATATTAAGCATTATCAAAAGTTAAAGAACCAACGCCAAATCTTATATTGGATTATTACATAGGGCTAATTATGCTATATGTATCAAATAAATAAATTTT
Proteins encoded in this window:
- the LOC106338540 gene encoding putative F-box protein At3g58860, translated to MDLFNKLPDPVVSHILSFLPTTKEAASTSVLAKRWRNLFAFVPNLNLDGDSKTFMDFVDRVLALQGDIPIKEFSLNAKTGVDPDRVDRWICNVLRRGVTHLDLFVEFDEEFSLPYEISVSKTLVELKTGYGVDLYAWDDDMFLPNLKNLILVSVEFGRGQFQTLLPACPVLEGLMLLNMKWRDRNEILSSPSLKKLKISVAEGCIGTFSFDTPNLDFLDYDDFVAEDYPLVNMPNIVEAGINLELTPFRVRGARDNLVKLIHGIRNVKILYLTPVTFEILSLCCETMPVFENLTTLSIKSVMIQGWQAMPVLLRSCPRLESLYIGELLHSITDACGDVCVCLSKWNKGLSLMSCYVKKMRILGFRGTIREVHMIKHFLDHLPSLKEMEIVVEENEDTMFDIPKWLDIVGETLMHFNETSSCNVIFWMHAFLYRRLTRKWSPQV